The Lycium ferocissimum isolate CSIRO_LF1 chromosome 1, AGI_CSIRO_Lferr_CH_V1, whole genome shotgun sequence genome includes a region encoding these proteins:
- the LOC132029521 gene encoding histone-lysine N-methyltransferase family member SUVH2-like, which produces MSVLAEKSPSKMLGKRSHTPFKRVKVDAIRYFPKNCGPFVRQGNGSRIQRYAESETKRVKVDNTRNFLEKCGPQMKNGSGTQCSACVEIKSCSEVAKNVIESAKPLNVSAPSKEKDIQIDLPPIPRQAKRDNLVAKEVGDSSHLRTSCQSTKGNKPLKMKEKNLMHDGSTQRHEVLVNHRLKVPKKPSIYRGSRCDWFMNGGRTKNANHSLKVPKKPTIYTGNRCDWFMNGGLIENGSELPAISGHGWLIESEHIQKVKEVRETLKLFNDLYTKLVREDKVEKLEGQSKRIHIKAAMCLKDKWVNCGRSFGHVLGVEIGDQFRFRAELVMIGLHHQFIKGIDYANINGRDVATSIVDSSRYENKAISSQTLIYVGEGGNPKAFVNARVEDQKLEKGNLALKNSMDLGYPVRVISGRQSVNSEKSDKRYIYDGLYTVTECWQERGSTGKYVFKFELKRNLGQPKVTRELK; this is translated from the coding sequence ATGTCTGTTTTAGCGGAAAAAAGTCCCTCCAAGATGCTAGGGAAGAGATCTCACACCCCATTTAAGCGCGTAAAAGTTGATGCTATCCgctattttcctaaaaattgtGGTCCATTTGTTCGTCAAGGGAACGGAAGCAGAATTCAACGTTATGCTGAGTCTGAGACAAAGCGTGTAAAAGTCGATAATACGAGGAATTTTCTTGAGAAATGTGGCCCTCAAATGAAGAATGGAAGTGGTACCCAATGCTCTGCTTGTGTTGAGATCAAAAGCTGTTCTGAAGTTGCTAAAAATGTGATTGAGTCAGCTAAGCCTTTAAATGTTTCTGCACCAAGTAAGGAAAAAGATATCCAAATTGATTTGCCACCAATTCCTAGGCAGGCTAAAAGGGATAATTTGGTTGCAAAAGAGGTAGGTGATTCAAGCCATTTGAGAACCTCATGTCAATCTACTAAAGGAAATAAACCTTTGAAGATGAAAGAGAAGAACCTTATGCATGATGGATCTACTCAACGACATGAAGTCTTGGTTAATCATAGGTTGAAGGTCCCCAAGAAGCCATCAATTTATAGAGGAAGTAGATGTGATTGGTTTATGAACGGTGGGCGTACAAAAAATGCCAATCACAGCTTGAAGGTCCCCAAAAAGCCAACAATTTATACAGGAAATAGATGTGATTGGTTTATGAACGGTGGACTAATTGAAAATGGATCAGAATTGCCCGCTATTTCTGGTCATGGATGGTTAATTGAATCCGAACATATTCAAAAAGTGAAAGAAGTTAGAGAGACTCTCAAACTTTTCAATGACCTGTATACTAAACTTGTCCGAGAAGATAAAGTAGAGAAACTTGAAGGACAGTCTAAAAGAATCCATATAAAGGCAGCAATGTGTTTGAAAGATAAGTGGGTAAATTGTGGGAGGAGCTTTGGACATGTTCTTGGAGTTGAAATTGGGGATCAATTCCGATTCAGGGCAGAACTTGTTATGATCGGACTACATCACCAATTTATTAAGGGTATCGATTATGCGAATATTAACGGGAGAGATGTTGCAACTAGCATCGTTGATTCTAGTCGGTACGAGAACAAGGCCATATCTTCTCAAACACTCATTTATGTAGGTGAAGGTGGGAATCCAAAAGCTTTTGTTAATGCGAGAGTGGAAGATCAGAAGCTTGAAAAGGGTAATCTTGCCTTGAAGAACTCCATGGACTTGGGATATCCGGTGAGGGTTATTTCTGGTCGACAAAGCGTGAATAGTGAAAAGAGTGATAAAAGATACATTTACGATGGGCTCTACACTGTGACAGAGTGTTGGCAAGAAAGAGGTTCAACTGGAAAATATGTTTTCAAGTTTGAATTGAAAAGAAATCTTGGCCAACCAAAAGTTACTCGTGAACTAAAATAA